A region from the Mesorhizobium sp. J8 genome encodes:
- a CDS encoding carbohydrate kinase family protein, producing the protein MPTSPTILAPTILALGGAHIDRRGQVSGLYVPAASNPGMMREDVGGVVFNALRSVVKRGVSASLISVRGGDAAADTVAAAIDNAGITDLSVVFLDRTTPSYTALIDAEGELIVGLADMALYDLAFPKQIRRSKVREAVANADAILCDANLPTAALERLVALAGDRPVFAIAVSPAKVVRLAPLLGNLSLLFMNRREAAALVGAELSGRALVHALRRVGLSAGVITAGSAAVLGFDDAGVFEIDPPVPRRVADVTGAGDALTGATVAALLRGLPLRAALREGVAAAMLAIESPEAVPCLTTANFTQALALVPEAREVA; encoded by the coding sequence ATGCCGACATCCCCAACCATCCTGGCCCCAACTATCCTGGCTTTGGGCGGCGCCCATATCGACCGGCGCGGCCAGGTCTCGGGCCTTTATGTCCCGGCAGCCTCAAACCCCGGCATGATGCGCGAGGATGTCGGCGGCGTCGTTTTCAACGCGCTGCGCAGTGTGGTGAAACGCGGCGTGTCGGCCTCGCTGATCTCGGTGCGCGGCGGCGACGCGGCGGCGGACACGGTCGCCGCGGCGATCGACAACGCCGGGATAACGGACCTCTCGGTCGTATTCCTCGACCGCACGACGCCCAGCTACACGGCGCTGATCGACGCCGAGGGCGAACTGATCGTCGGGCTGGCCGACATGGCGCTCTACGATCTTGCCTTCCCCAAGCAGATAAGGCGTTCCAAGGTGCGCGAGGCGGTCGCCAACGCCGACGCCATCCTGTGCGACGCCAATTTGCCGACGGCGGCGCTGGAGCGCCTGGTGGCGCTCGCCGGCGACCGGCCGGTCTTCGCCATTGCCGTCTCGCCGGCCAAGGTCGTTCGGCTGGCGCCGCTGCTCGGAAATTTGTCGTTGCTCTTCATGAACCGCCGCGAAGCCGCCGCGCTGGTCGGCGCCGAATTGTCCGGAAGAGCCCTTGTCCATGCGCTCAGGCGGGTTGGCCTGAGCGCCGGCGTGATCACGGCCGGCAGCGCTGCCGTGCTGGGCTTCGACGACGCCGGCGTCTTCGAAATCGATCCGCCGGTCCCGCGCCGGGTCGCCGACGTGACCGGCGCGGGCGATGCCCTAACCGGCGCGACAGTCGCCGCCCTGCTGCGCGGCCTGCCGCTGCGCGCCGCGCTGCGCGAGGGTGTTGCGGCGGCGATGCTTGCGATCGAGAGCCCCGAAGCCGTGCCATGCCTTACGACCGCCAATTTCACGCAGGCGCTAGCCCTTGTGCCGGAGGCACGGGAGGTGGCATAG
- a CDS encoding pseudouridine-5'-phosphate glycosidase encodes MTPETARPFIDTHPPVAEALAAGRPVVALESTIITHGMPYPDNGAMAAKVEQIIIEGGAVPATIAVVDGRIKIGLSDGERESLAMTGDAMKLSRADLGFAVAQKRTGGTTVAATMIAAHMAGIKVFATGGIGGVHKGAEKSFDISADLDELARTPVIVVSAGAKAILDIEKTLEVLETRGVPVIGHGCETMPAFWSRQSPFRAPLTLQAPQDIAHFYRTRQALGFGGGILVANPVPQNDEIPADEMAGYIEAAQKAAEAQNVSGKAVTPFLLSKILKLTGGRSLKTNIALVENNARLAAEIAKAL; translated from the coding sequence ATGACGCCCGAAACCGCCCGCCCCTTCATCGACACCCATCCGCCCGTGGCGGAGGCGCTCGCCGCCGGCCGGCCGGTGGTGGCGCTGGAATCGACCATCATCACCCATGGCATGCCCTACCCCGATAATGGCGCGATGGCCGCCAAGGTCGAGCAGATCATCATCGAGGGCGGCGCAGTGCCGGCGACCATCGCCGTTGTCGACGGCCGCATCAAGATCGGCCTGTCCGATGGCGAACGCGAATCGCTTGCCATGACGGGTGACGCCATGAAGCTGTCGCGCGCCGATCTCGGCTTCGCGGTCGCTCAAAAGCGCACGGGCGGCACCACGGTTGCGGCAACGATGATCGCCGCGCATATGGCCGGCATAAAAGTCTTCGCCACCGGCGGCATCGGCGGCGTCCACAAGGGCGCGGAGAAAAGCTTCGACATATCGGCCGACCTCGACGAGCTGGCGCGCACGCCGGTCATCGTCGTTTCGGCCGGCGCCAAGGCGATCCTCGACATCGAAAAGACGCTGGAAGTGCTGGAGACACGCGGCGTGCCGGTCATCGGCCACGGCTGCGAGACAATGCCGGCCTTCTGGTCGAGGCAGTCGCCCTTCCGCGCGCCGCTGACGCTGCAGGCGCCTCAGGATATCGCGCATTTCTACCGCACGCGGCAGGCGCTGGGCTTCGGCGGCGGCATCCTGGTCGCCAACCCAGTGCCGCAGAATGACGAGATCCCGGCCGACGAAATGGCCGGCTATATCGAAGCCGCGCAGAAAGCCGCCGAAGCGCAGAACGTGAGCGGCAAGGCGGTGACACCGTTCCTGTTGTCGAAGATCCTTAAGTTGACCGGCGGCCGCAGCCTCAAGACCAATATCGCGCTGGTCGAGAATAACGCACGACTCGCGGCGGAGATTGCCAAGGCGCTGTAG